A genomic segment from Segniliparus rotundus DSM 44985 encodes:
- a CDS encoding ABC transporter ATP-binding protein, translated as MTTAASDLVLDFDGVLLRRGASTLVGPIDWEVELDERWVVIGPNGAGKTSLLRLAAAQEHPTSGSALVLGERLGRTDVAELRPRVGLSSSALAARIPAGEVALDLVMSAGHAVVGRWKERYERMDEERARSVLGMLGATKLAGRTFGTLSEGERKRVLIARALMVDPELLLLDEPSAGLDLGGREDLVARLSNLADDPDSPAIVMVTHHVEEIPPGFSHALLLRDGQAVAQGLIADVLTSENLSQTFDQPIFLTKAGGRYFAMRANSSGRRFIGG; from the coding sequence ATGACAACCGCCGCTTCCGACTTGGTCCTCGACTTCGATGGCGTCCTCTTGCGGCGCGGCGCCAGCACGCTCGTCGGGCCGATCGATTGGGAGGTGGAGCTCGACGAGCGGTGGGTGGTCATCGGTCCCAACGGGGCGGGGAAAACATCCCTCCTGCGTCTTGCGGCAGCTCAGGAGCACCCTACGAGCGGATCTGCGCTTGTGCTCGGGGAGCGGCTCGGCAGAACCGACGTCGCTGAGCTGCGCCCGAGGGTCGGTCTCTCCTCCTCGGCGCTGGCCGCGCGCATCCCGGCGGGCGAAGTGGCGTTGGACTTGGTCATGTCGGCGGGGCACGCGGTGGTCGGCAGATGGAAGGAACGCTACGAGCGAATGGACGAGGAACGGGCGCGTTCGGTCCTCGGCATGCTCGGAGCCACCAAGCTGGCCGGCCGCACATTCGGCACGTTGTCCGAGGGGGAGCGCAAACGGGTGCTCATCGCCAGAGCGCTCATGGTGGACCCGGAGCTCTTGTTGCTCGACGAGCCTTCCGCCGGGCTGGATCTCGGCGGCCGGGAGGATCTCGTGGCGCGGCTCTCGAACCTGGCGGACGACCCCGATTCCCCCGCGATCGTCATGGTCACCCATCATGTGGAGGAGATCCCGCCCGGCTTCAGCCACGCGCTCCTCTTGCGCGACGGGCAGGCGGTCGCGCAGGGGCTCATCGCTGATGTGCTCACGAGTGAGAATCTGTCGCAGACTTTCGACCAGCCGATTTTCCTCACGAAAGCGGGCGGGCGGTATTTCGCGATGCGCGCCAACAGTTCCGGGCGCCGGTTCATCGGGGGCTGA
- a CDS encoding ESX secretion-associated protein EspG, with protein MVTTEIGAVALHVSTLEYVRKLAKTESVPTVLACYQGFYVDVEQRRKEWDLMNAELNEKGILRGEAVHPELQAWLEALDHPDRELSGRVKRGESMLRMALVRRGDVHALAIRYGDEVVIQNFEYDAQKSSGQLARAALVVLGEGVIPDFNRVSAPTQSIVDAMPRNVDLDAVYTSLLRVGASQKDAKVLATIMATVEVQSEFVVYERGDGPRARGKGAVSVFDSPKGRFVSSPSVASDGEIWSTMTPGTDHRISQAFNSLIELLPSEQWWPEAS; from the coding sequence ATGGTCACCACAGAGATTGGCGCGGTCGCGCTGCATGTCTCCACATTGGAATACGTGCGCAAACTTGCCAAGACAGAGAGCGTTCCCACAGTGCTGGCCTGTTACCAGGGCTTTTACGTGGACGTTGAGCAGCGGCGCAAAGAATGGGACCTCATGAACGCGGAGCTCAACGAGAAGGGGATCCTGCGGGGGGAAGCTGTGCACCCCGAGCTTCAGGCGTGGCTGGAGGCACTGGACCACCCTGATCGTGAGCTTTCTGGACGTGTCAAGCGCGGGGAGAGCATGTTGCGGATGGCTTTGGTGCGTCGTGGCGATGTGCACGCGCTCGCGATCCGTTACGGGGATGAGGTCGTGATCCAAAACTTCGAGTACGACGCGCAGAAATCCTCCGGGCAGCTCGCGAGGGCAGCTCTCGTGGTGCTGGGCGAGGGCGTGATCCCTGATTTCAACCGCGTGAGCGCGCCCACGCAGAGCATCGTGGACGCGATGCCCCGAAACGTCGATCTCGACGCGGTCTACACCTCGCTTTTGCGGGTCGGCGCGAGTCAAAAGGACGCGAAGGTCCTCGCCACCATTATGGCGACTGTCGAGGTGCAGTCCGAGTTCGTTGTCTACGAGCGAGGAGACGGGCCACGAGCCAGGGGCAAAGGCGCGGTCTCGGTTTTCGACTCCCCGAAGGGGCGCTTCGTCTCCAGTCCGAGTGTGGCTTCCGACGGCGAAATCTGGTCCACGATGACACCGGGCACAGACCATCGGATTTCGCAAGCGTTCAACTCGCTCATCGAGCTGTTGCCCAGCGAGCAGTGGTGGCCAGAAGCCTCATGA
- the ctaD gene encoding cytochrome c oxidase subunit I, giving the protein MTAIAPLPDTEVAATRAFPPRQGLKGSFLYKFVTTTDHKVIGNMYIVTCLAFFLAGGLMALLMRAELAQPGLQFLSPEQFNQLFTMHGTAMLLLYATPIVFGFANVVLPLQIGAPDVAFPRLNAFSYWLFLFGGIIALSGFLTPGGAADAGWTMYTNLSSVKYSPGVGTDLWITGLAVGGLGTILGAVNMVTTVICLRAPGMTMFRMPIFTWNILVTSVLVLLAFPILTAALMGLALDRHFGAHIYDASNGGVILWQHLFWFFGHPEVYILALPFFGVVSEIFPVFSRKPIFGYNTLVYATLSIAALSVAVWAHHMYATGAVLLPFFSFMTFLIAIPTGIKFINWIGTMWKGQLTFETPMLFSCGFLVTFLFGGLTGVLLAAPPLDMHVSDSYFVIAHFHYVLFGTIVFATYAAVYFWFPKMTGRMMDERLGKLHFWLTFIGFHTTFLVQHWLGDMGMPRRYPDYLPTDGFTTLNMISTIGAFILGASTLPFIWNAFRSAKFGEPATVDDPWGYGSSLEWATSCPPPRHNFLEIPRIRSERPAFELHYPHMSQRMRDEAHAGRRNHGPMGEIEHH; this is encoded by the coding sequence GTGACCGCAATTGCCCCGTTACCCGACACGGAGGTTGCCGCGACCCGAGCGTTCCCGCCCCGCCAGGGCTTGAAGGGCTCGTTCCTGTACAAGTTCGTGACGACCACCGACCACAAGGTGATCGGCAACATGTACATCGTCACCTGCCTCGCCTTCTTCCTGGCAGGCGGCCTCATGGCGCTGTTGATGCGCGCCGAGCTCGCCCAGCCTGGGCTGCAGTTCCTTTCCCCGGAGCAATTCAACCAGCTCTTCACGATGCACGGCACGGCGATGCTCCTGCTCTACGCGACGCCGATCGTCTTCGGGTTCGCCAACGTGGTCCTGCCTCTGCAGATCGGCGCTCCGGACGTGGCCTTCCCCCGGCTCAACGCGTTCAGCTACTGGCTGTTCCTCTTCGGCGGGATCATCGCCCTGTCGGGCTTCCTGACCCCCGGCGGCGCGGCGGACGCGGGTTGGACGATGTACACCAACCTCTCGAGCGTGAAGTACTCGCCGGGCGTCGGCACCGACCTTTGGATCACCGGCCTCGCGGTCGGCGGCCTCGGCACCATCCTCGGCGCGGTCAACATGGTCACCACGGTCATCTGCCTGCGCGCGCCCGGCATGACGATGTTCCGGATGCCGATCTTCACCTGGAACATCCTGGTGACCAGCGTGCTCGTCCTGCTCGCCTTCCCGATCCTCACGGCGGCGCTGATGGGCCTCGCCCTGGACCGGCACTTCGGCGCGCACATCTACGACGCCTCCAATGGCGGCGTGATCCTTTGGCAGCACCTGTTCTGGTTCTTCGGCCACCCGGAGGTCTACATCTTGGCGCTGCCATTCTTCGGCGTGGTCTCGGAGATTTTCCCGGTCTTCTCCCGCAAGCCGATCTTCGGCTACAACACCCTGGTCTACGCGACGCTGTCCATCGCGGCGCTGTCCGTGGCGGTGTGGGCCCACCACATGTACGCCACCGGCGCGGTCTTGTTGCCGTTCTTCAGCTTCATGACGTTCCTCATCGCCATCCCGACCGGCATCAAGTTCATCAACTGGATCGGCACGATGTGGAAGGGGCAGCTCACCTTCGAAACTCCCATGTTGTTCTCGTGCGGCTTCCTGGTCACCTTCCTCTTCGGCGGGCTCACCGGGGTGCTGTTGGCCGCCCCGCCGCTGGACATGCACGTCTCGGATTCCTACTTTGTGATCGCGCACTTCCACTACGTGCTCTTCGGCACCATCGTGTTCGCCACCTACGCGGCGGTCTACTTCTGGTTCCCGAAGATGACTGGGCGAATGATGGACGAGCGGCTCGGCAAACTCCACTTCTGGCTGACGTTCATCGGGTTCCACACCACGTTCCTGGTGCAGCACTGGCTGGGCGACATGGGCATGCCCCGCCGCTACCCGGACTACCTGCCCACCGACGGCTTCACCACCCTCAACATGATCTCCACAATCGGCGCGTTCATCCTGGGCGCCTCCACCCTCCCGTTCATCTGGAACGCATTCCGCAGCGCGAAATTCGGCGAGCCCGCCACAGTCGACGACCCGTGGGGTTACGGCAGCTCCCTGGAATGGGCCACCAGTTGCCCGCCTCCCCGGCACAACTTCTTGGAGATCCCCCGTATCCGCTCCGAGCGTCCCGCGTTCGAGCTGCACTATCCGCACATGTCGCAACGGATGCGTGACGAAGCCCATGCGGGCAGGCGCAACCACGGGCCTATGGGCGAGATCGAACACCACTAG
- the serB gene encoding phosphoserine phosphatase SerB, whose translation MTTTSGAPDATALITVTGPDRPGVSSALFDSLARVGASLLDIQQVVIRGKLTLAVLVRSEQDPQNLTETLEEATRGLGVRLFVEFGEGVTAEPPTSTHVVTVLGSALSARAFSAITAALARSGANINFIRGIADYPVIGIELSVRAAACGAEADGALRAAMALVAAAEGVDIAVQPGDLERRSKRLIVFDVDSTLIQDEVIELLAAKAGREEEVARITARAMEGELDFSQSLRDRVATLKGLPASVMQEVASELRLTPGARTTIRTLRRLGYRCGLVSGGFHQVIDSLAHELGVEFVEANTLEVLDGKLTGELIGPIVDRAGKAWALRAFARQSGVPLNQTVAVGDGANDIDMLAAAGLGVAFNAKPALREVADASLNQPYLDTVLYVLGVTRREIDAADESDGLRVEKPAPGGRSERRS comes from the coding sequence ATGACGACGACGAGCGGCGCGCCCGACGCGACCGCCCTAATCACAGTCACCGGCCCCGACCGCCCAGGCGTTTCATCGGCTCTTTTCGACAGTCTCGCCCGAGTCGGCGCGAGCCTGCTCGACATCCAGCAGGTCGTGATCCGGGGCAAACTCACCCTCGCGGTTTTGGTCCGCTCCGAACAAGACCCGCAGAACCTCACCGAGACTCTCGAAGAGGCCACCCGCGGCCTCGGGGTGCGTCTCTTCGTCGAGTTCGGCGAGGGCGTGACCGCCGAGCCGCCGACGTCCACCCATGTGGTCACCGTCCTCGGCAGCGCGTTGAGCGCACGGGCGTTCAGCGCGATCACTGCTGCGCTTGCGCGGTCTGGCGCGAACATCAACTTCATCCGGGGCATCGCGGACTACCCCGTCATCGGGATCGAGCTTTCAGTCCGTGCGGCGGCCTGCGGCGCGGAGGCCGACGGCGCCCTGCGGGCGGCTATGGCGCTCGTCGCGGCGGCAGAGGGCGTGGACATCGCAGTGCAACCAGGCGATTTGGAGCGCCGCTCGAAACGCCTCATCGTCTTCGACGTCGACTCGACCCTGATCCAGGACGAAGTGATCGAGCTTCTCGCCGCGAAAGCGGGCCGTGAGGAAGAGGTCGCGCGGATCACCGCACGGGCAATGGAGGGCGAGCTCGACTTCTCCCAATCGCTTCGCGACCGTGTGGCGACGCTGAAGGGCTTGCCAGCGTCGGTGATGCAGGAGGTGGCCTCCGAGCTGCGCCTCACCCCGGGGGCGCGCACGACCATCCGCACCTTGCGCAGACTGGGGTATCGGTGCGGGCTTGTGTCCGGCGGTTTCCATCAAGTGATCGATTCGCTCGCCCATGAGCTCGGGGTGGAGTTCGTGGAGGCCAACACGCTCGAGGTTCTGGATGGCAAGCTGACTGGCGAGCTGATCGGGCCGATCGTGGACCGAGCCGGGAAAGCATGGGCGTTGCGCGCGTTCGCCCGTCAAAGCGGGGTGCCGCTCAACCAGACAGTCGCTGTGGGCGACGGGGCGAACGACATCGACATGCTGGCCGCGGCGGGACTCGGGGTGGCGTTCAACGCGAAGCCGGCGCTTCGCGAAGTCGCCGACGCGAGCTTGAACCAGCCCTACCTCGACACGGTGCTGTACGTGTTGGGCGTGACGCGGCGCGAAATCGACGCGGCCGACGAGTCAGACGGTTTGCGTGTCGAAAAACCCGCCCCTGGCGGCCGAAGCGAACGTCGTTCATAG
- the mycP gene encoding type VII secretion-associated serine protease mycosin codes for MTAKPAPRARLSRRGARATATGMAGIFLAASVLPGANAPLAFADNINVTGPPTASDATPSGEVSSGGVDYEQKSLCRTGEHYPDTNFKNPTWGQRSLDLDKAHRIATGAGVSVAIIDTGVTEVKDRLEGVEGGGDYIRGESPEPGHKGDTNGLDDCDLHGTFAAGLIAAKAKPETDSFVGVAPDAHIISIRQSSELFGPKGGDSNIVAGTLDTLAHAVVHAADLGAQVINISIDSCFPAGNWQQNDNRFKDADLGAALRYAADEKDAVVVVAAGNLQGGNKEATCKTQNPDYDATQRYKYNTQEPAPPSDPGTPTYGPKHPFNTQDPTNEANWKTLQTVVTPAWWYQYVLTVGWVDRSGQPAGIDASGQQGSGTIGGPWVGIAAPGDNMISVNPRPGDDVGDNNRDLADATPAGEGKLQGIQGTSFAAPIVAGAAALLRQLHPDWNRTQVIEQLERTAIHPPRGRDNFVGYGLIDIVAALTEQPGPALDLVQQYATKRLPPPVPPALPEHRPRNFAFAVAGVSLLLLALGAVVSIPVRDARRNRTGGKK; via the coding sequence ATGACGGCGAAACCAGCTCCGCGTGCGCGCCTCTCCCGGAGAGGCGCGCGCGCCACCGCGACGGGCATGGCCGGGATCTTCCTCGCGGCCTCTGTCCTCCCCGGCGCGAACGCCCCGCTCGCGTTCGCGGACAACATCAACGTCACCGGTCCGCCGACAGCTTCCGACGCGACGCCGAGCGGCGAAGTTTCCAGCGGCGGCGTCGACTACGAGCAGAAGTCCCTCTGCAGAACCGGCGAGCATTACCCGGACACGAACTTCAAAAACCCGACCTGGGGCCAGCGCAGCCTCGACCTCGACAAGGCGCACCGGATCGCGACCGGCGCCGGGGTGAGCGTGGCCATCATCGACACTGGGGTCACCGAAGTCAAAGACCGGCTGGAGGGCGTCGAAGGCGGCGGCGACTACATCCGCGGCGAGAGCCCGGAGCCAGGCCACAAGGGCGACACCAACGGACTCGACGACTGCGACCTGCACGGCACTTTCGCAGCGGGCCTCATCGCCGCCAAAGCGAAGCCCGAAACAGACTCTTTCGTCGGCGTCGCCCCCGATGCGCACATCATCTCGATCCGCCAATCCAGCGAGCTCTTCGGCCCCAAAGGCGGTGACAGCAACATCGTCGCGGGCACCCTCGACACGCTCGCGCACGCGGTCGTCCACGCCGCCGACCTCGGCGCGCAGGTCATCAACATCTCCATCGACTCTTGTTTCCCGGCTGGCAACTGGCAGCAGAACGACAACAGGTTCAAGGACGCCGATCTCGGCGCGGCGCTCCGGTACGCGGCAGACGAGAAGGACGCCGTGGTCGTCGTCGCGGCGGGCAACCTGCAAGGCGGCAACAAAGAAGCGACCTGCAAAACCCAGAACCCCGACTACGACGCCACCCAGCGGTACAAGTACAACACCCAAGAGCCAGCCCCGCCCTCAGACCCTGGAACTCCCACGTACGGCCCGAAGCATCCGTTCAACACGCAGGACCCGACGAACGAGGCCAACTGGAAGACCCTGCAGACCGTCGTGACCCCGGCATGGTGGTACCAGTACGTGCTCACCGTCGGGTGGGTCGACCGCTCCGGCCAGCCCGCCGGGATCGACGCCAGCGGCCAACAAGGCAGCGGCACCATCGGCGGCCCTTGGGTCGGCATCGCCGCGCCAGGGGACAACATGATCTCTGTGAACCCCCGCCCCGGCGACGACGTCGGGGACAACAACCGCGACCTCGCCGACGCGACCCCCGCAGGCGAGGGCAAGCTCCAGGGCATCCAAGGCACCAGCTTCGCCGCGCCGATCGTCGCCGGAGCCGCCGCGCTGCTGCGGCAGCTGCACCCTGACTGGAACCGCACGCAAGTGATCGAACAGTTGGAGCGCACCGCGATCCACCCGCCCCGAGGCAGAGACAACTTCGTCGGCTACGGCCTCATCGACATCGTCGCCGCTTTGACCGAACAGCCCGGTCCCGCCCTGGACCTCGTGCAGCAATACGCAACCAAGCGGCTGCCGCCGCCAGTCCCGCCGGCGCTGCCAGAGCACCGGCCCAGGAACTTCGCCTTCGCAGTGGCCGGCGTCTCGTTGCTGCTCCTCGCCCTTGGAGCCGTGGTGAGCATTCCCGTCCGCGACGCCCGTCGGAATCGAACAGGAGGGAAAAAGTGA
- the eccD gene encoding type VII secretion integral membrane protein EccD → MSSPALTKDSGSSIEPALCRVAVLGGNAQFDVGLPSEVPVAVLIPDLVALIQTRVPNLGGEGSQNEARNQWTLGRVGQAPIPLTKTLAEAGVHDGDLLILRAVAAEESPLLFDDVIDAVARVNQHAFRHWGPNAARYLGMATLVVASFFAARLLFLYGSVAHESRFEDFLSPVLLIVWGLFFHIAGWVIGRRYHQHTIANVLCWCGLPFIFFGVMVCVPGPIGLSSIWAACAVAFVFAIISSRVSLSGMVQHTAVATLALLVGLAYADMDYFGHSTQVVGAALVCMAIFIISSASKFTIALAKLPLPPVPTAGQAVDAEEIDLHPSVEGIGAIGAMALPNAKDLEQRAKAANNYLTGLVIASSLVAIGGALAAARPTAEYPWQGPLLGVIVAIVLVLRGRSFTDLVQASVMIVSGFLLFVALLYAGGRGTLEHQPWIALALGVALVLFSIAFLIIGVIVPNQTYSPVMRRAGEVFEYTLIALIFPLVFWIMGLYSAVRNIEL, encoded by the coding sequence GTGAGTTCGCCAGCGTTGACCAAGGATTCCGGAAGCAGCATCGAACCTGCTCTGTGCCGGGTCGCGGTGCTCGGCGGGAACGCGCAATTCGACGTGGGGCTTCCCTCTGAGGTGCCGGTCGCCGTGCTCATCCCCGACTTGGTCGCGCTCATCCAGACCCGCGTGCCGAACCTCGGGGGCGAGGGCAGTCAGAACGAGGCGCGAAACCAGTGGACGCTGGGCCGCGTCGGCCAAGCCCCGATCCCTTTGACCAAAACCCTCGCCGAAGCAGGCGTGCACGACGGGGACCTGTTGATCCTCCGCGCCGTCGCCGCCGAGGAGTCGCCCCTGCTCTTCGACGACGTGATCGACGCCGTCGCCAGGGTCAACCAGCACGCCTTCCGGCACTGGGGGCCGAACGCCGCCCGCTATCTGGGCATGGCGACGCTCGTGGTCGCCTCCTTCTTCGCCGCGCGTCTGCTGTTCCTCTACGGCAGCGTCGCGCACGAGAGCCGGTTCGAAGACTTCCTGTCCCCTGTCCTGTTGATCGTCTGGGGGCTCTTCTTCCACATCGCGGGGTGGGTCATCGGCAGGCGCTATCACCAGCACACCATCGCCAACGTGCTGTGCTGGTGCGGCCTGCCGTTCATTTTCTTCGGCGTCATGGTCTGCGTGCCCGGCCCTATCGGCCTCTCCAGCATATGGGCGGCATGCGCGGTGGCGTTCGTGTTCGCGATCATCTCTTCCCGCGTCTCGCTCTCAGGCATGGTCCAGCACACCGCAGTCGCGACGCTCGCATTGCTGGTCGGCCTCGCCTACGCGGACATGGACTATTTCGGGCACAGCACCCAGGTCGTCGGCGCCGCTCTGGTCTGCATGGCGATTTTCATCATTTCCTCGGCCTCGAAGTTCACCATCGCCCTCGCGAAACTCCCGCTTCCTCCGGTGCCGACAGCAGGCCAGGCCGTGGACGCGGAAGAGATCGACCTGCATCCCTCTGTCGAAGGCATCGGCGCGATCGGCGCGATGGCTCTGCCCAATGCGAAAGACCTGGAGCAACGCGCCAAAGCGGCGAACAACTACCTCACTGGCCTGGTGATCGCGTCAAGCCTGGTCGCTATCGGCGGCGCGCTGGCAGCCGCCCGGCCGACCGCCGAATACCCGTGGCAAGGCCCGCTCCTGGGGGTCATCGTCGCCATCGTCCTCGTCTTGCGCGGCCGCAGCTTCACCGACCTCGTCCAGGCCAGCGTGATGATCGTGTCGGGCTTCCTCCTCTTCGTCGCGTTGCTCTACGCGGGCGGGCGGGGCACGCTGGAACACCAGCCTTGGATCGCGCTGGCGCTCGGGGTCGCTTTGGTCCTCTTCTCCATAGCGTTCCTGATTATCGGCGTGATCGTCCCCAACCAGACATACTCGCCCGTGATGCGGCGAGCTGGCGAGGTCTTCGAATACACGCTCATCGCGCTTATCTTCCCGCTGGTCTTCTGGATCATGGGCCTGTACAGCGCGGTCCGGAACATCGAGCTATGA
- a CDS encoding enoyl-CoA hydratase/isomerase family protein produces MAEFVTVQKQAEHPGVAVIRLDRPPMNALNAALLREVSAAADQVSADPEVRAVVVYGGEKVFAAGADIKEMATLTKDEMAARAGELQSGLGALARIPKPTVAAITGYALGGGLELALGADRRIAGDNVKVGLPEILLGVIPGGGGTQRLPRLIGTAKAKDLIFSGRFVGANEALQLGVVDEVVAPDEVLRAALEWASRFQGAASVALAAAKRAVDEGVQTSLDAGLALEEELFASLFGTEDRSIGMASFIENGPGKAKFVGR; encoded by the coding sequence ATGGCTGAATTCGTGACTGTGCAGAAGCAAGCGGAGCATCCTGGCGTGGCGGTCATCCGTCTGGACAGGCCGCCGATGAACGCCCTCAACGCGGCGCTGTTGCGCGAGGTCTCCGCCGCGGCCGACCAGGTGAGCGCGGACCCAGAGGTGCGCGCGGTGGTCGTGTACGGCGGAGAGAAAGTGTTCGCCGCGGGCGCGGACATCAAAGAGATGGCCACGCTCACCAAGGACGAGATGGCCGCTCGGGCCGGGGAATTGCAGTCCGGCCTCGGCGCGCTCGCGCGGATTCCCAAGCCCACTGTCGCCGCGATCACCGGCTACGCCCTTGGCGGCGGGTTGGAGCTCGCCTTGGGCGCTGATCGCCGGATCGCCGGGGACAACGTGAAGGTCGGACTGCCGGAAATCTTGCTCGGCGTGATCCCTGGCGGCGGCGGAACCCAGCGCCTGCCCCGTTTGATCGGCACGGCGAAGGCGAAAGACCTGATTTTCTCCGGGCGGTTCGTCGGGGCGAACGAGGCGTTGCAGCTCGGCGTCGTGGACGAGGTGGTGGCCCCGGACGAGGTGTTGCGCGCCGCGTTGGAGTGGGCTTCGCGGTTCCAAGGGGCGGCGAGCGTCGCCCTGGCCGCCGCCAAGCGGGCGGTGGACGAGGGCGTGCAAACCAGTCTCGACGCGGGCCTGGCCTTGGAGGAAGAGCTTTTCGCAAGCCTTTTCGGCACCGAGGACCGGTCCATCGGAATGGCCTCGTTCATCGAGAACGGGCCGGGCAAGGCGAAATTCGTCGGCAGGTAG
- the eccE gene encoding type VII secretion protein EccE produces MSAPAPAPAPDHLDMAFRNRQSSTARRTKEEVAAFKAKQKADKKAEGQLRPGHKAFLVSLELRPKNLVPAEIVSVLSFFVLASVKAPLWAVIAVPAVLGLLLILRVRGKSLTTRIGTLTSYLWRKMAKPNKKLGPDHIPHAFDVSGEGGALFGFRWDDDLLISVLHITPRPYEATTLTPRDIQTDDIVSLDTLAASLNQYKDIVLDGIDVISHGWRAPNNAPYTQVYESILGKLPAIAYRSVWVVLRLNPLHCTEAIEKRGGGPEGVLKTMMSATSRVAHRLRESGQRVNILSAAQMNTAIGRLSEGLRFDDMTESWKEIQGGQYRHFTTFQISPAAFSRAGLTQLWTVPSNLTTVTLRLRPVGGNIDVRDYVQLSGFVRYLTPKELTSPPLPTLSRLSGEQLKGFLASLPFGARSLEAPAPGITAATKRLRELRIQASGCGQLIGANQNGQAVTMALFGVATSSQQSTNVEIISEIQFAQQVVLRALCVGARVLVHTNRPQAWQGMVSVVNSRKALWLAGGQAAAERSSTSGREFNVMVFDGVDVQMHGSEITVIRVKPPGSEKTPEVDLALVQNPQSPGQVKVITEDKEFVLNMVNPREELRFYGQGRQSPPQQAVASGPGGSGLPPRPASARPAPGLPPGPGGPRPAMGPGPVPQRPPFGPPGGTGGVNRPTGPGPVGPRPAAPGSGGNRSPMPPQAPRPSGPAPGPMGPAPGQSPYGQPPQPGPRHTKP; encoded by the coding sequence GTGAGCGCACCAGCGCCTGCCCCAGCACCCGATCATCTCGACATGGCGTTCCGCAACCGCCAGTCGAGCACGGCGAGACGAACCAAAGAGGAAGTCGCCGCCTTCAAGGCCAAACAAAAAGCCGACAAGAAGGCCGAGGGGCAATTACGCCCTGGGCACAAGGCCTTTCTCGTCAGCTTGGAGCTCCGGCCGAAAAACCTGGTCCCCGCAGAGATCGTCTCGGTCCTCTCCTTCTTCGTCCTCGCGAGTGTGAAGGCTCCGCTCTGGGCGGTCATCGCCGTGCCCGCCGTGCTCGGGCTGCTCCTGATCCTGCGCGTCCGGGGGAAGTCGCTCACGACTCGGATCGGGACGCTCACGTCGTACCTCTGGCGCAAAATGGCCAAGCCCAACAAGAAGCTCGGCCCCGACCACATCCCGCATGCTTTCGACGTGAGCGGCGAAGGCGGCGCGCTGTTCGGTTTCCGTTGGGACGACGACCTGCTCATCTCGGTCTTGCACATCACCCCGAGGCCATACGAGGCGACCACGCTGACGCCTCGGGACATCCAGACCGACGACATCGTGTCCCTCGACACGCTCGCCGCGTCGCTCAACCAGTACAAAGACATCGTCCTCGACGGCATCGACGTCATCAGCCACGGCTGGCGCGCGCCGAACAACGCCCCCTACACCCAGGTGTACGAGAGCATCCTCGGCAAGCTCCCCGCAATCGCCTACCGTTCGGTCTGGGTCGTGCTGCGGCTGAACCCCCTCCATTGCACGGAGGCAATAGAGAAACGCGGCGGCGGCCCGGAGGGGGTGCTCAAAACGATGATGAGCGCCACCAGCCGTGTCGCACACCGGCTCCGCGAAAGCGGCCAGCGCGTCAACATCCTCAGCGCTGCGCAAATGAACACGGCGATCGGACGCCTCTCGGAGGGTTTGCGGTTCGACGACATGACTGAGTCGTGGAAAGAGATCCAAGGCGGCCAGTACCGCCATTTCACCACGTTCCAGATCTCTCCTGCCGCGTTCAGCCGAGCCGGGCTCACCCAGCTCTGGACCGTCCCGTCGAACCTGACCACCGTCACCCTGCGCTTGCGCCCCGTGGGCGGGAACATCGACGTCCGCGATTACGTCCAACTGTCCGGGTTCGTCCGCTACCTCACCCCGAAAGAGCTCACTTCCCCCCCGCTGCCCACCTTGTCCCGGCTCAGCGGTGAACAACTGAAAGGCTTCCTCGCCAGCCTGCCGTTCGGCGCGCGCAGCCTGGAAGCCCCCGCCCCGGGGATCACTGCGGCCACCAAACGGCTTCGAGAACTGCGCATCCAGGCTTCCGGTTGCGGTCAGCTCATCGGAGCGAACCAGAACGGCCAGGCGGTCACCATGGCGCTGTTCGGCGTCGCGACGAGCTCGCAGCAGTCGACAAACGTCGAAATCATCTCGGAGATCCAGTTCGCGCAACAAGTGGTGCTCCGGGCGCTCTGCGTCGGAGCGCGTGTGCTCGTCCACACCAACCGGCCACAAGCTTGGCAAGGCATGGTCTCCGTGGTGAACAGCCGCAAAGCGCTCTGGCTCGCGGGCGGACAGGCCGCCGCCGAGCGGTCGAGCACATCCGGACGGGAGTTCAACGTCATGGTTTTCGACGGCGTGGACGTTCAAATGCACGGCTCCGAGATCACTGTGATCCGTGTGAAGCCCCCAGGATCGGAAAAGACGCCCGAGGTCGACCTCGCTCTCGTCCAGAACCCTCAGTCACCGGGCCAGGTCAAGGTGATAACCGAAGACAAAGAGTTCGTCTTGAACATGGTCAACCCTCGAGAAGAACTTCGTTTCTATGGCCAAGGCCGCCAAAGCCCGCCACAGCAGGCCGTCGCGAGCGGTCCTGGCGGCTCCGGCTTGCCGCCGAGGCCGGCATCGGCTCGTCCTGCGCCGGGACTGCCCCCTGGTCCTGGTGGACCGCGTCCCGCGATGGGTCCCGGCCCAGTGCCCCAGCGTCCGCCGTTCGGCCCTCCAGGAGGCACTGGCGGCGTGAACCGGCCGACCGGGCCTGGGCCGGTGGGGCCGAGGCCAGCAGCGCCGGGCTCGGGCGGCAACCGCTCGCCCATGCCGCCGCAAGCGCCGCGTCCAAGCGGACCTGCGCCCGGACCGATGGGCCCCGCTCCGGGGCAGTCCCCTTACGGGCAGCCGCCACAGCCAGGACCACGGCATACGAAGCCATGA